From Carassius auratus strain Wakin chromosome 22, ASM336829v1, whole genome shotgun sequence, a single genomic window includes:
- the LOC113040447 gene encoding SLAM family member 5-like isoform X1, with amino-acid sequence MSINLKTCLCSSGVFGAETSEIQSVSVMEGESVTLHTSVTKTHEDDDILWKFGAEMSLIAKISIEKQISFQYDVLDGRFRDRLKLDNQTGSLTITHVTTQHAGDYKLEINGPMWSSKTFSVSVYAHLPTPKITRDSSSSSSSQQNCSLVCSVANVSDVTLSWYKGNSLLSSISVSDLSISLSLPLEVEYQEKNNYSCVINNPITNQTTHLDFTQPCQSLTNQTQHLDISTLCQPCSDKGLPLFYTVLLSAAGHLLIVAVVGIFCICEKCRKIDSEVETLEEISYTVVYKRNSLKSKENTEEVHVVYTSVNKKI; translated from the exons ATGAGCATTAATCTGAAAACCTGTTTAtgttcatcaggtgtgtttggtgcagAAACAAGTGAAAttcagtcagtgtcagtgatggagggagaatctgtcactttgCACACTTCTGTTACTAAAACTCATGAAGACGATGACATACTGTGGAAATTTGGAGCTGAAATGTCTCTCATAGCTAAAATCAGCATTGAGAAGCAAATCTCCTTCCAAtatgatgttcttgatgggagattcagagatcgactgaagctggacaatcagactggatctctgaccatcacacacGTCACAACTCAACACGCTGGAGATTATAAACTAGAGATAAATGGACCTATGTggtcatcaaaaacattcagcgtttctgtctatg CTCATCTTCCCACTCCTAAAATTACCAGAGAcagttcttcatcatcatcttcacagcagaattgttcactggtgtgttcagtggCGAATGTGAgtgatgtgactctctcctggtacaaaggaaacagtttattgtccagcatcagtgtgtctgatctcagcatcagtctctctctacctctggaggtggaatatcaggagaaaaacaactacagctgtgtgatcaacaatcccatcacaaaccagaccacacatctggacttCACTCAACCCTGTCAATCATTAACTAatcagactcaacatctggacatcagcacaCTCTGTCAGCCATGTTCAG ATAAAGGCCTACCCTTGTTTTACACAGTGCTGCTCTCTGCTGCTGGACATCTGTTAATTGTAGCAGTAGTTGGGATCTTCTGCATCTGCGAGAAATGTAGAAAAATTGACAGCGAAG ttgaaACTCTTGAAGAGATCAGTTACACTGTGGTCTACAAAAGAAATTCACTTAAATCG aaagagAATACAGAGGAAGTACATGTGGTATATACATCTGTcaacaagaaaatatga
- the LOC113040447 gene encoding SLAM family member 5-like isoform X2, whose product MEGESVTLHTSVTKTHEDDDILWKFGAEMSLIAKISIEKQISFQYDVLDGRFRDRLKLDNQTGSLTITHVTTQHAGDYKLEINGPMWSSKTFSVSVYAHLPTPKITRDSSSSSSSQQNCSLVCSVANVSDVTLSWYKGNSLLSSISVSDLSISLSLPLEVEYQEKNNYSCVINNPITNQTTHLDFTQPCQSLTNQTQHLDISTLCQPCSDKGLPLFYTVLLSAAGHLLIVAVVGIFCICEKCRKIDSEVETLEEISYTVVYKRNSLKSKENTEEVHVVYTSVNKKI is encoded by the exons atggagggagaatctgtcactttgCACACTTCTGTTACTAAAACTCATGAAGACGATGACATACTGTGGAAATTTGGAGCTGAAATGTCTCTCATAGCTAAAATCAGCATTGAGAAGCAAATCTCCTTCCAAtatgatgttcttgatgggagattcagagatcgactgaagctggacaatcagactggatctctgaccatcacacacGTCACAACTCAACACGCTGGAGATTATAAACTAGAGATAAATGGACCTATGTggtcatcaaaaacattcagcgtttctgtctatg CTCATCTTCCCACTCCTAAAATTACCAGAGAcagttcttcatcatcatcttcacagcagaattgttcactggtgtgttcagtggCGAATGTGAgtgatgtgactctctcctggtacaaaggaaacagtttattgtccagcatcagtgtgtctgatctcagcatcagtctctctctacctctggaggtggaatatcaggagaaaaacaactacagctgtgtgatcaacaatcccatcacaaaccagaccacacatctggacttCACTCAACCCTGTCAATCATTAACTAatcagactcaacatctggacatcagcacaCTCTGTCAGCCATGTTCAG ATAAAGGCCTACCCTTGTTTTACACAGTGCTGCTCTCTGCTGCTGGACATCTGTTAATTGTAGCAGTAGTTGGGATCTTCTGCATCTGCGAGAAATGTAGAAAAATTGACAGCGAAG ttgaaACTCTTGAAGAGATCAGTTACACTGTGGTCTACAAAAGAAATTCACTTAAATCG aaagagAATACAGAGGAAGTACATGTGGTATATACATCTGTcaacaagaaaatatga